From Curtobacterium sp. MCBA15_012:
TCGTCGTCGCTGCCCGGGCGCCCTGCTGGTGCGGGCGGCTGCGGCTGCGGCGGCCTCGGCTGCGCGGGCGGCTCGGCGTTCGGACACGGGACTCCTCGGGTCGGGCCGGCAGGGTCGCCGACTCCGAGGAGGTTACAGCATCTGATATGTGAATGTCACGTACTGCGCAGGACCTGGAGCAGCCGTCGGCGCAGGTCCGGGTCGTCCGGCAGGACCTCGCGCTCGATGTGCCGCGCGGTGTCCCAGGCCCGCTTGCCGGCCTCGGTGACCGCGACGACCCGCCGTCGGCCGTCCTCGGGGTGCGGCGTGCGCTCGACCAAGCCGTCCCGCTCGGCGCGCTCGAGCGTGCGGGACATGGTCTGCGGCTGCACGCGGGCGGTCCGGGCGAGGGTGTCGGCGCCGGTGGGCCCTGTGCGCAGCAGGATGTCGATCGCGACGAGTGCGGCGTGCGTCAGGCCGACGGCGCGCAGGCGTTCGTCCCAGTCGCGCTCGACGGCCCGTGCGGCGGCGGAGAGGAGCCGTCCGAGCGGCCACTCCTCGGCGGACTCGTGCATGCTCGGAGTCTACGGCCGCACCCGACGCCGGAAACTAGTCAGCATGCTGACGATCGGTGTACGCTCGCCGTCGTGTCCCGCTTCCTCCGCATCGTGCTGCCCGCCGTCGTCATCGTGGTCTGGCTCGTCGTCGCCTCCGTCGGTGGCCCGGTCTTCGGCACGATCTCCGACGTCGCCACGAACGACCAGACGTCCTTCCTGCCCGCCTCGGCCGACGCGACGAAGGTGCAGGAGCGCTCGGCGGCGTTCCGGCAGGCCTCGGGCGCCCCGGCGATCATCGTGCTCGACCGGGACGGCGGACTCCGCGACGGCGACCGGACCGCGGCCGAGCAGCTCGCGGCCACGCTCGGCGACCGGAGCGACGTGCAGGGGGTCAGCCCGGTCATCCCGAGCGAGGACGGCGACGCGGTCGAGATCGTCGCGACGCTCACCCAGGACGCCGAGACGGGCGACGCGGTGGCCGCGATCCGCGCGGACGTCGACGACGCCCTGCCGTCGGGGCTCCGTGGGTACGTCACGGGCCCGGCGGGCTTCACGGCCGACCTGACCGAGGCCTTCGCGGGCATCGACGGCATCCTGCTCGGGGTGGCGCTCGCCGCGGTCTTCGTGATCCTCGTCGTCGTGTACCGCTCACCACTCCTGCCGGTGCTCGTGCTCGGCACCGCGACGTTCGCCCTCTGTGCCTCGATCCTCGTCGTGTACTGGCTCGCGGAGGCCGGCGTCGTCACGGTGAACGGGCAGGTGCAGGGCATCCTGTCGATCCTGGTGATCGGTGCCGCGACCGACTACGCGCTCCTCTACACCGCGCGCTACCGCGAAGCGCTCCGGGACCACCGGACCGGCTGGGACGCGACCAAGGCGGCCCTGCGCGGTGCGTTCGAGCCGATCGTCGCCTCGGGCGGCACCGTCATCGTCGGCGTGCTGTGCCTGCTGTTCTCCGACCTCAACTCGAACAAGGCGCTCGGACCGGTCGCGGCGATCGGCATCGCGTTCAGCCTGCTCGCCGCGCTGACCCTGCTGCCGGCACTCCTGCTGGCGTTCCGCCGTGCCGCGTTCTGGCCGCTGCGACCGGCGTACGGCAGCGCGCACCGGGTGCTCACCGGCCCGGACGCGAAGGGCCTCTGGGCGGGGGTCGGGCGGCTCGTGGCGCGTCGGACCCGCACGGTGTGGGTGGTCTGCACGGTCGCCCTGCTCGCGATGGGCGCGGGCGTCGTCGGGCTCCGGGCGGACGGCGTCCCGCAGAGCGACCTGGTGATCGGGGCCTCGCAGGCGCGGGACGGGCAGGACGTCCTGGCGGACCACTTCCCGGGCGGCTCGGGCAGCCCCGCGCAGGTGATCGGCCCGGAGCGCGACCTCGACCGGCTCGTCACGGCGATCCGATCGGTGGACGGGGTCGACGGTGTCGTGGCCGCGGCGAAGGACAGTCCGTCCGGGACCACCCCCGTGGGCAGCGACGCCGCCGGTGCCCGCGGGCCGTCGGTCGACCCGACGGTGTCGCGGG
This genomic window contains:
- a CDS encoding MarR family winged helix-turn-helix transcriptional regulator, which translates into the protein MHESAEEWPLGRLLSAAARAVERDWDERLRAVGLTHAALVAIDILLRTGPTGADTLARTARVQPQTMSRTLERAERDGLVERTPHPEDGRRRVVAVTEAGKRAWDTARHIEREVLPDDPDLRRRLLQVLRST
- a CDS encoding efflux RND transporter permease subunit — encoded protein: MSRFLRIVLPAVVIVVWLVVASVGGPVFGTISDVATNDQTSFLPASADATKVQERSAAFRQASGAPAIIVLDRDGGLRDGDRTAAEQLAATLGDRSDVQGVSPVIPSEDGDAVEIVATLTQDAETGDAVAAIRADVDDALPSGLRGYVTGPAGFTADLTEAFAGIDGILLGVALAAVFVILVVVYRSPLLPVLVLGTATFALCASILVVYWLAEAGVVTVNGQVQGILSILVIGAATDYALLYTARYREALRDHRTGWDATKAALRGAFEPIVASGGTVIVGVLCLLFSDLNSNKALGPVAAIGIAFSLLAALTLLPALLLAFRRAAFWPLRPAYGSAHRVLTGPDAKGLWAGVGRLVARRTRTVWVVCTVALLAMGAGVVGLRADGVPQSDLVIGASQARDGQDVLADHFPGGSGSPAQVIGPERDLDRLVTAIRSVDGVDGVVAAAKDSPSGTTPVGSDAAGARGPSVDPTVSRGDVLLEATLAAPADSERAEQTVRDLRTAVERVSPDALVGGVTATALDTNDTGIRDRTVIIPVVLVVILLILMLLLRSIVAPLVLIGSVIVSFAAALGVGALVFDHVLHLPGADPSVPLFSFVFLVALGVDYNIFLMTRVREEALRHGPREGVLRGLGATGGVITSAGIVLAATFAALGVIPILFLVQIAFIVAFGVLLDTVVVRSLLVPAVVHDLDRRAWWPSRLSRPAHDM